In Citrus sinensis cultivar Valencia sweet orange chromosome 4, DVS_A1.0, whole genome shotgun sequence, one DNA window encodes the following:
- the LOC102609998 gene encoding glycerol-3-phosphate dehydrogenase [NAD(+)] 2, chloroplastic: MKKKIPILTLKSRSFICEQMAASNSIEPRLFLNPIFTTSTTTNSSTSLHIQNFKLKLPHFPTKNPTLVFTLNSSSGSATTNNNNDNTIITPYPDDPDPEPVSAVSSETRTRDGRDRRKIVKVAWDKLVRWSRTWRSKAKTDILERTNKVVVLGGGSFGTAMAAHVANRKAQLKVYMLMRDPVVCQSINEKHCNCRYFPEQKLPENVIATTDAKTALLGADYCLHAVPVQFSSSFLEGISDYVDPGLPFISLSKGLELNTLRMMSQIIPQALRNPRQPFIALSGPSFALELMNKLPTAMVVASKDRKLANAVQQLLASKHLRISTSSDVTGVEIAGALKNVLAIAAGIVVGMNLGNNSMAALVAQGCSEIRWLATKMGAKPATITGLSGTGDIMLTCFVNLSRNRTVGVRLGSGEKLDDILSSMNQVAEGVSTAGAVIALAQKYNVKMPVLTAVARIIDNELTPKKAVLELMSLPQVEEV; this comes from the exons atgaaaaaaaaaataccaattcTCACTCTCAAGTCTCGCAGTTTCATCTGCGAACAAATGGCAGCCTCAAATTCAATAGAGCCGCGCTTGTTCCTGAATCCAATCTTCACTACATCAACAACAACTAACTCATCAACCTCACTtcatattcaaaatttcaaactcaaaCTCCCACATTTTCCCACAAAAAACCCAACACTTGTTTTCACTCTCAACTCTTCTTCTGGTTCTGCCAcgaccaataataataatgataatacaaTCATCACCCCTTATCCTGATGACCCGGACCCGGAACCAGTTTCTGCTGTTTCTTCAGAAACCAGGACCCGGGACGGTAGGGACCGTCGTAAAATTGTTAAAGTTGCGTGGGATAAGTTGGTCCGGTGGTCTCGCACTTGGCGTTCCAAGGCAAAGACTGACATTCTTGAACGTACTAACAAG GTGGTGGTGCTTGGGGGAGGGTCATTTGGTACGGCAATGGCAGCCCATGTGGCAAATAGGAAGGCTCAATTGAAAGTTTACATGCTCATGCGTGATCCTGTTGTTTGTCAATctataaatgaaaaacattGTAATTG TCGGTACTTCCCAGAACAGAAGCTTCCAGAGAATGTGATTGCAACCACGGATGCCAAAACTGCTTTACTTGGCGCGGACTATTGTCTCCATGCTGTGCCCGTGCAG TTCAGTTCATCTTTTCTTGAGGGCATCTCGGATTATGTTGATCCTGGCTTGCCTTTCATATCCCTTAGCAAAGGCTTAGAGCTGAACACATTGAGGATGATGTCTCAGATTATTCCCCAAGCATTGAGGAACCCTCGACAGCCTTTCATTGCACTATCAGGTCCTTCATTTGCACTGGAACTCATGAATAAATTACCAACAG CAATGGTCGTGGCATCAAAAGACAGAAAATTGGCAAATGCAGTTCAGCAGCTACTTGCTTCTAAGCACTTAAGAATCAGCACTTCTAG TGATGTTACAGGGGTGGAAATTGCAGGTGCACTTAAGAATGTACTCGCAATAGCAGCAGGGATTGTGGTAGGGATGAATCTTGGGAATAATTCTATGGCAGCTCTCGTTGCACAAGGTTGCTCTGAGATACGATGGTTGGCAACAAAG ATGGGGGCTAAGCCAGCGACAATTACCGGTCTATCAGGGACTGGGGACATCATGCTTACGTGTTTTGTGAATCTTTCAAGAAACAGAACAGTTGGAGTCCGTCTTGGATCAGGAGAGAAGCTCGATGATATACTGAGTTCCATGAATCAG GTAGCCGAGGGTGTATCAACTGCTGGGGCTGTGATTGCTCTGGCTCAGAAGTATAATGTTAAGATGCCAGTTTTGACAGCAGTTGCTCGGATCATAGACAATGAACTAACCCCAAAGAAAGCTGTTCTCGAATTAATGAGTCTCCCTCAG GTTGAAGAAGTGTGA